A stretch of Desulfitobacterium dichloroeliminans LMG P-21439 DNA encodes these proteins:
- a CDS encoding M23 family metallopeptidase, whose protein sequence is MRFRKRFKARGRFWMLIIKAVVVVVISLSLWKGLHMPPRISSDIYPYLTNLSAHLILHSQKEGQNLSATGWADLIALRSTVAETEQAYLIRQLEQGISFEDLAWQNEVIQIKKETIKQLLRRREVLLTHPLYEPNRFVFPVIGEVWFVDTFGADREGGIRHHEGTDIFGAEGLPVVSVSDGVIEKLGWNRLGGERVGVRGEDGNYYYYAHLQTIDPKLIMGQKVKKGDSLGTLGHSGDALTTPDHLHFGIELPNGEWVNPYPFVSVWQQNHEHLR, encoded by the coding sequence ATGAGATTTCGCAAGAGATTCAAGGCTCGAGGAAGGTTTTGGATGTTAATTATAAAGGCCGTAGTTGTCGTGGTGATCAGCTTATCTTTATGGAAAGGCTTACATATGCCTCCCAGGATTTCTTCAGATATCTATCCTTACCTTACTAATTTATCAGCTCATCTCATTTTGCACTCCCAAAAGGAAGGCCAAAACCTGTCAGCGACGGGCTGGGCTGATCTAATTGCTCTGAGAAGTACAGTCGCGGAAACAGAGCAGGCCTACCTCATCAGGCAGCTTGAGCAAGGCATTTCTTTTGAAGATTTAGCTTGGCAGAATGAGGTTATACAGATTAAAAAAGAAACGATCAAGCAACTACTCCGGCGTCGAGAGGTTCTTTTAACTCATCCTCTCTATGAGCCAAATCGTTTTGTTTTTCCGGTGATTGGTGAAGTTTGGTTTGTTGATACTTTTGGCGCGGACAGGGAAGGCGGGATCCGTCACCATGAGGGAACTGATATTTTTGGGGCGGAAGGGCTCCCCGTTGTCAGTGTCAGCGACGGTGTAATTGAAAAGTTAGGTTGGAATCGACTGGGAGGGGAACGAGTTGGTGTTCGAGGAGAGGATGGTAATTACTATTACTATGCTCATCTGCAAACCATCGACCCTAAGCTTATAATGGGTCAAAAAGTCAAAAAGGGAGATTCTTTGGGTACCTTAGGCCATTCAGGTGATGCTTTAACAACGCCAGACCACTTACACTTTGGCATCGAACTGCCAAACGGAGAATGGGTAAACCCTTATCCATTTGTATCTGTCTGGCAACAAAATCATGAGCATCTTCGGTAA
- a CDS encoding LysM peptidoglycan-binding domain-containing protein, with translation MGWFVWDWNQANSKVEALTFQPQIVQSGDTLWSLAENTGLQIDTRTLVLKIMEFNQLTDSTIQTGQVIYTPADPLQP, from the coding sequence ATGGGATGGTTTGTCTGGGATTGGAATCAAGCAAATAGTAAGGTAGAAGCCCTAACCTTTCAACCCCAAATTGTTCAATCCGGTGATACGCTCTGGTCCTTGGCCGAAAACACTGGCCTACAAATTGATACCCGTACACTTGTTCTAAAAATTATGGAATTTAATCAACTCACGGATTCTACTATTCAGACGGGTCAAGTAATTTACACACCTGCTGACCCGCTACAGCCTTAG
- the lexA gene encoding transcriptional repressor LexA: MYLDLSQRQTDILEFIKRVIREKGYPPSVREIGDAVGLMSSSTVHGHLQTLEEKGYIRRDPTKPRAIEILGSDADEKRTVFVPIIGRVTAGQPILAEENIEDTFPLPVDLVNSDTVFMLRVKGESMIDAGIMDGDLILVRQQQVARNGEIVVAMIGEEATVKRFYKEKTLIRLQPENQYMEPIYSQDVVVLGKVIGVFRLLH; this comes from the coding sequence ATGTATCTTGATTTATCACAAAGACAAACTGATATTTTAGAGTTTATAAAACGGGTTATTCGCGAAAAAGGCTACCCTCCCTCCGTCCGCGAAATCGGCGATGCTGTGGGCTTGATGTCGAGTTCGACTGTCCATGGTCATCTACAAACTCTCGAAGAAAAAGGATACATACGCCGTGATCCAACAAAGCCTCGGGCTATTGAGATATTGGGCAGTGATGCGGATGAAAAGCGAACAGTTTTTGTGCCGATTATCGGTCGAGTTACAGCTGGTCAACCCATCTTAGCTGAAGAAAACATCGAAGATACGTTCCCTCTCCCTGTTGATTTAGTAAACTCTGATACGGTTTTTATGCTCAGAGTTAAAGGAGAAAGCATGATCGATGCCGGAATCATGGATGGGGATCTTATCTTAGTTCGACAACAGCAAGTTGCCCGCAATGGTGAGATAGTCGTTGCTATGATTGGTGAAGAAGCTACAGTTAAACGCTTCTATAAGGAAAAAACTTTGATTCGACTACAACCCGAAAATCAATACATGGAACCCATTTATTCTCAAGACGTCGTCGTTTTAGGGAAAGTGATTGGGGTATTTCGTCTTTTGCATTAA
- a CDS encoding D-alanine--D-alanine ligase, producing the protein MTRQRIVLLFGGQSGEHEVSLNSATSVLKAIDSEKYEVQTIGISKSGQWHWGVNPVDWQSDSSIHGIQVNLIHDPSNPHFIALDGSQLPHNGKFDFIFPVLHGPFGEDGTIQGLFEMANVPYAGSGVLGSALGMDKDRMKAVFTQAGLPQAPYLTILRETLHKNMEKVLKSIEQSLGYPCFVKPANLGSSVGISKANSPEELLKALKLAAEYDRKIVVEKNIIGREIELSVLGNDEAQASVPGEILPSKDFYDYEAKYIDTGSRLVIPAVLDPQVVSSLQEKAVQAFHAVEACGLSRVDFFVTKDNQIYINEINTMPGFTQISMYPKLWEASGIPYSELITRLIELGFERFKDSRSRKISV; encoded by the coding sequence ATGACAAGGCAAAGAATAGTTCTTCTCTTTGGAGGACAATCCGGAGAACACGAGGTCTCTCTGAATTCTGCTACATCTGTACTCAAAGCAATAGATTCTGAAAAATACGAAGTTCAAACCATCGGAATTTCCAAATCCGGTCAATGGCACTGGGGAGTAAACCCCGTAGATTGGCAAAGCGATTCGTCTATTCACGGTATTCAAGTTAATCTCATTCATGACCCCTCTAATCCACACTTTATAGCCTTAGATGGTAGTCAACTTCCTCACAACGGGAAGTTTGACTTCATTTTCCCCGTCCTGCACGGACCATTCGGCGAAGATGGTACAATCCAAGGATTATTTGAAATGGCAAATGTTCCCTACGCAGGCTCAGGGGTCCTAGGCTCAGCTTTAGGGATGGATAAAGACCGCATGAAGGCGGTTTTTACCCAAGCCGGCCTGCCACAAGCTCCGTATCTCACCATCCTCAGAGAAACACTGCATAAAAACATGGAAAAAGTACTTAAAAGTATTGAACAATCCCTTGGCTATCCTTGCTTTGTTAAACCAGCCAATTTGGGCTCCAGTGTAGGTATATCTAAGGCAAACAGTCCTGAAGAACTACTTAAAGCACTTAAATTAGCAGCTGAATACGACCGCAAAATTGTGGTTGAGAAAAACATCATCGGTCGAGAAATTGAGCTCAGTGTACTTGGCAATGATGAGGCTCAGGCCAGTGTCCCCGGAGAGATTCTTCCCTCTAAGGACTTTTATGATTATGAAGCCAAATACATCGATACCGGCTCACGCTTAGTGATTCCTGCAGTACTTGATCCCCAAGTGGTCAGCAGTCTACAAGAAAAAGCTGTGCAAGCCTTCCACGCCGTTGAAGCCTGTGGATTAAGTCGAGTGGATTTCTTCGTTACCAAAGATAATCAGATCTATATCAATGAAATCAATACTATGCCTGGCTTCACCCAAATTTCCATGTATCCTAAGCTTTGGGAAGCGAGCGGAATTCCATACTCTGAACTGATCACTCGTTTGATTGAATTAGGCTTTGAGCGCTTTAAAGATAGTCGTTCAAGGAAAATATCGGTTTAA
- the lepB gene encoding signal peptidase I: MENERYIDKILHKPGKSTLKFVLEIVEIVIIAFALSWLIRTYVLEARIIPTGSMLTTIQLQDRVIVDKLFFKYFGEFERGDIIVFHPPSSAHSSDDFIKRIVALPGDTIEINKHKTYINGKPIDEPYVMEPQIKTIEPLVVPDGSVFVMGDNRNNSADSREWGFLPIENISGMTLFRYWPLNRFGAID, from the coding sequence GTGGAAAATGAACGCTATATAGATAAAATCCTGCATAAACCCGGGAAAAGCACCCTAAAATTTGTTCTTGAGATTGTTGAAATAGTCATTATCGCCTTTGCTCTATCATGGTTAATTCGCACCTATGTATTAGAGGCAAGAATTATTCCTACCGGATCCATGCTTACAACCATCCAATTGCAAGATCGCGTGATCGTTGATAAGCTATTCTTTAAATATTTTGGGGAATTCGAACGAGGCGATATTATTGTTTTCCATCCGCCTTCAAGTGCACACTCCTCCGATGATTTTATCAAACGTATAGTGGCCTTACCGGGAGATACCATTGAGATTAATAAACACAAAACCTATATCAATGGTAAGCCCATCGATGAGCCCTATGTTATGGAACCTCAGATCAAAACTATTGAGCCCCTAGTCGTTCCGGATGGCTCAGTATTTGTCATGGGAGATAACAGAAATAACAGTGCCGATTCTCGGGAATGGGGCTTTTTACCCATTGAAAACATCTCCGGAATGACGTTATTTCGTTATTGGCCCTTGAACCGTTTCGGAGCAATTGATTAA
- a CDS encoding aminotransferase class I/II-fold pyridoxal phosphate-dependent enzyme, with protein MFLDHLPSQIQNAKTIAEQLLQQQEHSILEIAEYNHAKVLEAFQKERVSTYHLQGTTGYGLGDSGKETLDRVMARILGTESALVRGQFVSGTHAIAAALFGVLRPGDHFISVTGDPYDTLEEVIGIRGTGQGSLKDFGISYDSIPLDESGNIQNDLLVQALKPNTKMLIMQRSRGYAWRNSLNMEQIAEFVSFVRQNYPQLIIFVDNCYGELVEKSEPGDVGVDLFAGSLIKNLGGSLAPTGGYIAGKKELVEQAAYRLTAPGIGGEVGATLQWQLPFFQGLFFSPLTVSESIRGAIFSAAFWQALGFEVNPMPEVPRTDLIQAVKLNSRERMIAFCQGFQKGSPIDSHVLPIPSGMPGYEDEVIMAGGTFIQGATSEFSADGPMREPYIVYQQGGVSLYYVKFGNILAAQRLWEQGLLK; from the coding sequence TTGTTTTTGGATCATTTACCGAGTCAAATACAAAATGCCAAAACTATAGCCGAACAGCTTTTGCAACAACAGGAGCACTCTATTCTGGAGATCGCTGAGTATAATCACGCCAAAGTTCTTGAAGCCTTTCAGAAGGAAAGAGTATCTACCTATCATTTACAAGGAACGACCGGGTACGGTCTCGGAGATAGCGGCAAGGAAACCTTGGATCGGGTTATGGCACGCATCCTCGGGACAGAATCGGCTCTGGTACGGGGACAATTTGTCTCAGGTACTCATGCTATAGCAGCTGCTTTGTTCGGTGTCCTAAGACCTGGCGATCATTTTATTTCCGTCACAGGTGACCCTTATGATACACTAGAAGAGGTCATCGGGATCCGTGGAACAGGGCAGGGAAGTTTGAAGGATTTCGGAATATCCTATGACTCGATTCCCCTTGATGAATCGGGAAATATTCAAAATGACCTGTTAGTGCAGGCTCTAAAGCCGAATACAAAAATGTTAATTATGCAGCGTTCGCGAGGTTATGCTTGGCGCAACTCTCTTAATATGGAACAAATTGCCGAATTCGTGAGTTTTGTTCGCCAAAATTATCCTCAACTCATTATCTTTGTTGACAATTGCTATGGTGAGCTTGTCGAGAAAAGTGAGCCCGGGGATGTTGGGGTCGATCTTTTTGCCGGTTCCCTGATTAAGAATCTGGGTGGAAGCTTAGCACCCACCGGAGGATATATCGCCGGCAAAAAGGAATTAGTCGAACAAGCAGCTTACCGCTTGACAGCTCCGGGGATTGGCGGAGAAGTAGGAGCCACTCTCCAGTGGCAGCTACCTTTTTTCCAAGGACTATTCTTTAGCCCGTTGACGGTCAGCGAGTCTATTCGTGGTGCCATTTTTTCTGCGGCCTTTTGGCAGGCTTTAGGCTTCGAGGTCAACCCGATGCCGGAAGTCCCGCGTACAGATCTTATTCAGGCTGTTAAACTTAATTCGCGCGAACGCATGATTGCTTTTTGCCAGGGCTTCCAGAAAGGATCTCCCATTGACAGTCATGTATTACCCATCCCCTCGGGAATGCCGGGCTATGAGGATGAAGTCATCATGGCCGGAGGGACCTTTATCCAAGGGGCAACCAGCGAATTCTCTGCTGATGGGCCCATGCGCGAACCCTATATTGTCTACCAACAAGGAGGAGTTTCCTTGTACTACGTCAAATTTGGCAATATCTTAGCGGCACAGAGGCTTTGGGAACAAGGATTACTAAAGTGA
- the hflX gene encoding GTPase HflX, translating to MDILGDIAGIRGTQLKDLKELTLLRTERPGLIHFDLLEGICKLTSQWNKEIALYINRSGIVIAVAVGQHATVKLPPLPARQAGRLRCIHTHPSGNEHLSSMDLSALSSTGLESMSSLGVKNGQITGVEIAFPGDSGHEILNLTPKEFRSFSYDTSVNDFRSRPASPVLKISDQEKAFLVALEDEDPGYELLSELAELALTAGVEVVGKLLQPKRFGSPVSYLGKGKLQELTQHLQDSGANVLICDDELLPVQQRTLEQATGIKVLDRTTLILDIFALRAKSREGKLQVELAQLKHLLPRLSGQGINLSRLGGGVGTRGPGESKLEMDKRRVRKKINLLEAELIEIRKVRTTQRRQREKSGIPLIALVGYTNAGKTTLLQKAMEQTRSKGEAIQGEDKLFATLDPIVRGIKLNQTTHILLSDTVGFIQKLPHQLLHAFLATLEEVQNADILIHVLDASHPRALERADTVHGILGQLECSNKPRITLLNKTDKISHPSDLNRLAQELSHPIPMSLTQDSTLEPVWNKVLELLSVDKDETN from the coding sequence ATGGATATTCTAGGTGATATCGCTGGAATCCGTGGAACCCAGCTTAAGGATCTTAAAGAATTGACTTTGCTCCGGACAGAACGTCCGGGGCTTATCCATTTTGATTTATTAGAAGGTATTTGCAAGCTAACCAGTCAATGGAATAAAGAGATTGCGCTGTATATTAACCGTTCGGGGATTGTCATTGCAGTAGCCGTCGGCCAACATGCTACCGTTAAGCTACCTCCTTTACCCGCTCGCCAGGCGGGTCGTTTGCGTTGTATCCATACTCACCCTAGCGGGAATGAGCATCTCAGCTCCATGGACTTAAGCGCTTTAAGCTCTACGGGCTTAGAAAGCATGAGTAGTTTAGGGGTTAAAAACGGCCAAATCACAGGGGTAGAAATTGCCTTTCCAGGAGATTCCGGGCATGAAATCCTTAACTTAACTCCGAAGGAATTTAGAAGTTTCTCCTACGATACTTCCGTCAACGATTTTCGTTCCCGTCCGGCTAGCCCGGTCTTGAAAATCAGCGACCAGGAGAAGGCTTTCTTAGTGGCTCTGGAGGACGAAGATCCCGGTTATGAACTGCTATCCGAGCTTGCCGAGCTGGCTTTAACGGCCGGGGTTGAGGTGGTCGGCAAGCTTCTTCAACCTAAGCGCTTTGGCAGCCCTGTCAGCTATCTCGGCAAAGGGAAATTACAAGAATTAACACAACATCTACAAGATAGTGGGGCGAATGTTCTCATTTGTGATGATGAACTTCTACCTGTCCAGCAACGAACTTTAGAGCAGGCCACGGGTATCAAGGTTCTGGACCGTACCACCCTAATCTTAGATATTTTTGCCCTACGTGCCAAGTCAAGAGAAGGGAAGCTCCAGGTAGAATTGGCTCAGCTCAAGCATCTATTACCACGTCTTTCCGGTCAGGGTATCAATCTTTCTCGATTGGGAGGGGGAGTTGGGACGCGTGGTCCCGGAGAATCTAAGCTCGAAATGGATAAACGTAGGGTGCGAAAAAAGATCAATCTACTTGAAGCTGAACTGATTGAAATCCGCAAAGTCCGCACTACGCAAAGGCGCCAGAGAGAAAAAAGCGGCATCCCTTTAATTGCTCTAGTGGGATACACGAACGCAGGAAAAACTACCTTACTGCAAAAGGCTATGGAACAGACCCGTTCCAAAGGGGAGGCTATTCAAGGAGAGGACAAGCTATTTGCGACCCTCGATCCGATCGTACGGGGGATTAAACTCAACCAAACTACCCATATCTTACTTAGTGATACGGTTGGATTTATTCAAAAGCTACCACATCAACTGCTTCATGCTTTTCTTGCTACCCTTGAAGAAGTTCAAAATGCCGACATTCTGATCCACGTCTTGGATGCCAGCCATCCTCGAGCCTTGGAACGCGCCGATACGGTTCACGGCATCTTGGGGCAGCTGGAATGCAGCAATAAGCCGCGTATAACTTTGCTTAATAAAACCGATAAAATCAGTCATCCCTCGGATTTAAATCGTTTAGCTCAAGAATTATCCCATCCTATTCCCATGTCCTTAACTCAAGACAGCACCCTGGAACCTGTATGGAATAAGGTCCTTGAGCTCCTTTCAGTGGATAAGGATGAAACGAACTAG
- a CDS encoding AAA family ATPase: MAIRITFRPEKNQPPIVQTSLVQPLTSGADSIQEPQRGRKVIHNAAENKDIAEILAELDALVGLTTVKRLINEIQAYIEIQKRRTREKLTAEPLVLHMIFRGNPGTGKTTVARLIGKLFREMEVLQKGHIIECERADLVGEYIGHTAQKTRDQVKKALGGVLFIDEAYSLARGGEKDFGKEAIDALVKAMEDHKNELILILAGYKHEMEWFLQTNPGLRSRFPIHIDFPDYTIDELLSIGDSMLKARQYEFTPEARNAFRFMLQGLLNSHPYAGNARLVRNMVEKTIRKQAVRLYQKSSSSREELIRILPCDLSLEEEDLK, from the coding sequence ATGGCAATTCGTATTACCTTTCGACCAGAAAAGAACCAACCTCCAATCGTTCAAACTTCACTGGTCCAACCCCTTACCTCGGGAGCGGATTCAATCCAAGAACCCCAGCGTGGACGAAAGGTAATACATAATGCAGCTGAAAATAAGGATATAGCTGAAATCCTTGCCGAATTGGATGCTTTGGTAGGCTTAACTACAGTTAAACGACTTATTAATGAAATCCAAGCCTATATAGAAATCCAAAAACGGCGAACACGTGAAAAGCTAACAGCCGAACCCCTAGTCCTCCATATGATTTTTCGAGGAAACCCTGGAACCGGGAAAACCACGGTTGCCCGACTAATCGGTAAGCTATTCAGAGAGATGGAAGTCCTCCAAAAGGGGCATATTATTGAATGTGAGCGAGCCGATCTGGTGGGAGAATACATAGGTCATACTGCACAGAAAACACGCGATCAGGTCAAGAAAGCATTGGGGGGCGTCCTTTTTATTGATGAAGCCTACTCTTTAGCTCGTGGTGGCGAAAAGGATTTTGGCAAAGAGGCTATTGATGCGCTCGTCAAGGCCATGGAAGATCATAAAAATGAGCTCATCTTGATACTAGCCGGCTATAAACATGAGATGGAATGGTTTTTACAGACCAATCCCGGACTCAGGTCACGCTTCCCGATTCATATTGATTTTCCGGACTATACAATCGATGAACTTTTAAGTATTGGCGATTCCATGCTGAAAGCTCGTCAATACGAATTTACACCCGAAGCTCGGAATGCCTTTCGCTTTATGCTGCAAGGGTTACTGAACTCTCATCCTTATGCCGGAAACGCCCGCTTGGTTCGCAACATGGTCGAAAAAACGATTCGCAAACAGGCTGTACGACTCTATCAAAAATCCTCATCTTCCCGTGAAGAGTTGATTCGAATTTTACCTTGTGACTTAAGTTTGGAGGAAGAGGACTTAAAATAA